In the Flavobacterium sp. J372 genome, one interval contains:
- a CDS encoding UDP-2,3-diacylglucosamine diphosphatase encodes MKKREVDLVVISDVHLGTYGCHSKELLIYLKSINPKQIILNGDIIDIWQFSKSYWPESHMKVVRRIMKFITDGVPVYYLTGNHDEMLRKFVDINMGSFRLQNKLVLNLNGQKAWFFHGDVFDVTMQNSKWLAKLGAVGYDTLILLNSFVNWCLTKMGREKMSFSKKIKAKFKDAVKFINDFENTAAELAIDKGYSFVVCGHIHQPEMREIKMHNGSVLYLNSGDWVENLTSLEYDNGEWSIFKFNAADYTDNDENEDTLDNDNLSEMLNVKSLFMNFKMETAE; translated from the coding sequence ATGAAAAAGCGCGAAGTTGACCTCGTTGTAATATCTGATGTTCACCTCGGCACGTACGGCTGCCACTCAAAAGAATTGCTGATTTATCTCAAAAGCATCAACCCGAAACAAATTATCCTGAACGGTGACATCATCGACATCTGGCAGTTCAGCAAATCGTACTGGCCCGAAAGCCACATGAAAGTAGTGCGACGCATCATGAAGTTTATTACCGATGGCGTACCGGTATACTACCTCACCGGGAACCATGACGAAATGCTGCGTAAGTTTGTTGACATTAATATGGGGAGCTTCCGTCTTCAAAATAAACTGGTGCTGAACCTCAACGGACAAAAGGCATGGTTCTTTCACGGTGATGTGTTTGATGTGACCATGCAAAACTCAAAGTGGCTAGCAAAGCTTGGGGCTGTAGGTTATGACACGCTCATCCTGCTCAACAGCTTCGTTAACTGGTGCCTGACTAAAATGGGCCGTGAGAAGATGAGTTTCTCAAAAAAGATAAAGGCAAAATTTAAAGATGCCGTGAAGTTCATCAACGATTTTGAAAATACTGCCGCCGAACTGGCAATTGACAAAGGCTACAGCTTTGTGGTATGCGGGCACATTCACCAGCCAGAAATGCGTGAGATAAAGATGCACAACGGAAGCGTACTGTACCTGAACTCGGGCGACTGGGTAGAAAACCTGACATCTCTGGAATATGATAACGGCGAGTGGAGCATCTTTAAATTCAATGCGGCAGACTATACAGACAACGATGAAAACGAAGACACACTCGACAATGACAACCTGAGCGAGATGCTGAACGTGAAGTCCCTGTTCATGAATTTTAAAATGGAGACTGCGGAGTAG
- a CDS encoding T9SS sorting signal type C domain-containing protein yields MKCIFLIMFFLAGVGAWAQVTLPATSPYSENFNTTPGASGTSYPTGWTSYDGTTADNAMSVGTSSSTAGANYNYGSRIGLLGSGSAFSPSSIVLSITNTTGKSALKISYSVIKIREQNRSNSFNLEISTTSPTSGFTAVTGGTYASGTIAEGTTTAYTNIDISALDNRSSTVYIRWSYTELGGSGSRDGIALDNVSISYATGNPPTVASTVTATAITTTGAASGGNISSNGGATLTERGVVYSSTATTPTISHSKSVATGTATGDFTTTLTGLTPGTLYYYRAYATNAAGTSYAPTVLSFYTASLPTVTTTAQSNVTTTSATGGGNVTALGTTGGTSVTASTVTAKGIVWALSTSADPTITTNLGITNDGTGTGSYPSTLTGLSMNTSYKYRAYATSPEGTSYGSIVTFSTLNIVAPTVVTTTFNNQDDAGVNSANIKGSVTNNGNAAIVRKGFVWNSTGENLTVDNANATTVDDTDDTDAAFTIAISGLLPNSRYYYIAFANNGTATGYGAINNFYSKAATPGMPVVNNPTTTTLTVTNDANSNPTATEYVIRILTPVGIRYINSLGGVTDTEVWLTGTTLASPLVVTGLSAGTSYTFDVKARNISGIETPYSSSTTESTASPSTPYFTLIDSSLAFGPLCINTTSNAGYFTFQANNVPVGQQIAVYSLEGFTYSLTENGTYQNGLFFNNTGSAITVYVKFSPTAVQSYPEEVGGVPGTIGINSNNTSTLNIPVFGEGVNTPAMAATGTSSNVTVTGATLAGQLTQGCSGITGYGIEYSTTPDFGDGTGTAVAGSNLASGNFTVDIAGLTACTVYYYKAYVTDATGTYYGTQGTFTTLALSAPAGTDATGLTQTGFTANWNAVPGAAGYYLDVSANPDFETIFLNEDFSGVTAPAEGETDYNIAVTNTTTPENKKINSLTSTTGWTGTNVYAESGSVRVATGSGTHHITTPTVNLSSTGGIATLYITAKHDVSSTTNKSITILHAANGSTFSATLQTIVLTDQFVTYSIPVTGGTANSKFRIQTAATSLNRFQISDIKVSNSQLIAGYNNLAVTTGTSQEVTGLNPDTQYYYRVRAYGTNCTTDNSNTIEVTTLKYLTLGETDNLAFGDVCTNATETGSFTFTGSGMTGATLTVAALTGYTYSLTEEGTYTSTLSIPDFNGGEITVFVKFSPTAVQAYNGNIVVQGSAPYTAATLTVPVTGAGIFNAAVATAEAAANITMTSASINATSTEGNCTTNTGYGIEYSTINNFTPGNGTQIAGTGITGGAYTVTLENLLPCKTYYYRAYTTTSGASVYSAQLSFTTTAIAAPESLEATEIAAGSFTANWEAVENAAGYKLDVSTSPEFGIGNFGTDLIISEYIESVTGNNKALEIYNGTGADVNLSGYSLRQQQNGSGNFGATSSYIFNFPAVSLPAGSVYILRSDGATSLTIDPAHPSGLTTSLNFSQSAQGGPTVHFTGNDAIGLFKGSTMIDIVGVANSSANWGADVNLRRKASVLSPSTTYNTNEWIAETVATNVFISYLGKHTYDGGLIPLFVDGYENFDVAGGSSSSAAVTGLDPFTTYYYRVSAYTADCTTAESETVEVITRGTVTWKDVNGTAKWVPEFYADGTTPLVINETIDTAIETNYNTGTNGVFTPKSVTINSGIFTVAAGTNFTVENNIVNNATAENFVVENNGNLIQNNAQNNNSGAITVKRDSSPLFRNDYVMWSSPVAGQDIVSFSPATTPGRYYQYSPEPGENEGQENGMYIGANGNFEPGKGYLIRMPNGGYNFDTQAPTGTINGTVTQYNNGTATMVFNGKFTGVPNNGDISVTLSNTGGSYHLVGNPYPSPLNLPAFLSQNENVITGTVYVWRKKNASTATSAYVTMNRSGQYVDNGEPNTDLDPLGVIRTGQGFIVQMVENPTDNEVVFNNSMRSENTSNQFFRNANNSIQRPESHGVYLNLTNAAGVYSQMYTGYIDGATDGPDNGIDAEYINDKPNVLSTAMAGKEYVIHGRALPFNTENTEPLQLRVASSGDYTIAIDRTEGSFDTQDIYLKDNLLNVVHNIKASPYTFTTTAGTFTGRFEVVYSPDGTLGTQNPVADENSIIIFKQDNTLKINSLKEEISEVTVFDIRGRKLYETTNVNALSSEANGLQAEQQALIIKVKTANGAVISKKVIF; encoded by the coding sequence ATGAAATGCATTTTTCTGATAATGTTTTTTTTAGCAGGTGTAGGAGCCTGGGCGCAGGTGACCTTACCCGCTACATCTCCATATTCTGAAAATTTTAATACTACTCCCGGAGCCAGCGGAACATCCTATCCTACAGGGTGGACTTCTTATGACGGGACTACTGCTGACAACGCGATGAGTGTTGGTACCTCAAGCAGTACAGCCGGAGCTAATTATAATTATGGCTCAAGAATAGGGCTTTTAGGATCTGGCAGTGCATTCTCACCTTCCTCAATTGTACTTTCAATAACAAATACAACGGGTAAGTCAGCATTAAAAATATCTTACAGTGTAATCAAAATCCGCGAACAAAACCGGAGTAACAGCTTTAATCTGGAAATAAGCACAACATCTCCAACAAGCGGATTTACCGCTGTTACCGGTGGGACTTATGCCTCCGGAACAATTGCGGAAGGTACGACAACAGCTTATACAAATATTGATATTTCAGCGCTTGATAATAGGTCGAGCACTGTATATATCCGCTGGAGTTACACAGAATTAGGCGGTAGCGGCTCACGTGACGGTATAGCGCTTGACAATGTATCAATATCTTACGCTACAGGAAATCCTCCAACAGTTGCTTCAACCGTAACGGCTACTGCCATTACAACAACCGGCGCTGCATCGGGTGGTAATATATCAAGCAATGGCGGCGCAACATTAACCGAGAGGGGTGTTGTATATTCATCAACCGCGACCACGCCAACCATATCTCATTCAAAATCAGTGGCCACAGGTACGGCTACAGGTGATTTTACAACCACACTTACAGGCCTTACACCCGGTACACTATATTATTACAGGGCATATGCAACAAATGCTGCCGGCACATCATATGCGCCAACAGTTTTAAGCTTCTACACAGCCTCCCTGCCAACAGTTACAACAACGGCACAGTCAAATGTTACTACAACTTCAGCCACAGGAGGTGGTAACGTCACCGCTTTGGGTACAACAGGAGGCACGTCAGTAACAGCAAGTACGGTAACCGCCAAAGGTATTGTATGGGCATTATCAACATCGGCCGACCCGACAATAACCACAAACCTGGGGATTACCAACGATGGTACAGGAACAGGCAGCTACCCTTCAACATTAACGGGGCTGTCAATGAATACATCTTATAAATACAGGGCTTATGCCACCAGCCCTGAAGGAACATCTTATGGAAGCATTGTAACATTTTCTACACTCAACATAGTAGCGCCTACAGTGGTAACAACCACATTCAATAACCAGGATGATGCCGGCGTAAATAGTGCGAATATTAAAGGTAGCGTAACAAACAACGGTAATGCTGCCATAGTACGCAAGGGCTTCGTATGGAATTCAACCGGTGAAAACCTTACCGTAGATAATGCCAATGCAACTACAGTTGATGATACAGATGATACCGATGCCGCTTTTACTATCGCAATATCAGGGCTTTTACCCAACTCAAGATATTACTATATCGCTTTCGCAAATAACGGTACTGCAACAGGCTACGGTGCAATAAATAATTTTTATAGCAAAGCAGCTACACCGGGTATGCCTGTGGTAAATAACCCAACAACTACAACACTTACTGTTACCAACGATGCAAATAGTAACCCTACAGCTACAGAGTATGTAATACGGATACTTACTCCTGTTGGCATACGTTACATCAACAGTCTGGGCGGCGTTACAGATACAGAAGTTTGGCTTACAGGCACTACGCTTGCTTCACCGCTTGTTGTTACCGGCTTGAGTGCGGGCACATCATATACTTTTGATGTAAAAGCGCGTAATATATCGGGTATCGAAACACCGTACAGCAGTTCAACAACAGAATCAACTGCATCACCATCGACTCCTTATTTCACGCTTATAGACAGCAGCCTTGCATTTGGCCCTTTGTGTATCAATACTACCAGCAACGCAGGCTACTTTACCTTTCAGGCAAATAATGTGCCGGTAGGACAGCAGATAGCCGTTTATAGTTTAGAAGGTTTCACATATTCTTTAACGGAGAACGGAACCTATCAAAACGGCTTGTTCTTCAACAATACTGGCTCAGCTATTACAGTTTATGTAAAATTCAGTCCTACAGCCGTACAGTCTTACCCTGAAGAAGTTGGCGGCGTTCCGGGTACAATTGGTATTAACTCAAACAATACAAGCACACTTAATATACCTGTATTTGGCGAAGGTGTAAATACGCCTGCCATGGCAGCAACAGGTACAAGCAGCAATGTAACAGTAACAGGGGCAACACTTGCAGGCCAGCTTACCCAGGGTTGTTCCGGTATTACAGGCTACGGTATAGAATACAGTACTACACCTGATTTTGGTGATGGTACGGGTACAGCTGTAGCAGGCAGTAATCTTGCTTCAGGAAACTTTACTGTTGATATTGCCGGCCTAACCGCATGTACTGTGTATTACTACAAAGCATATGTAACTGACGCAACAGGTACATATTATGGCACGCAGGGTACATTTACAACCCTTGCCCTATCTGCACCAGCCGGTACAGATGCAACTGGCCTAACACAAACCGGCTTTACAGCCAACTGGAATGCTGTACCGGGAGCTGCAGGCTATTACCTTGATGTAAGCGCCAACCCTGATTTTGAAACTATATTCTTAAACGAAGATTTTTCAGGTGTTACTGCACCTGCTGAAGGTGAGACTGATTACAATATAGCGGTTACAAACACAACCACGCCCGAAAACAAAAAGATAAACAGCCTTACCTCAACTACAGGATGGACAGGTACCAATGTATATGCAGAAAGTGGCAGTGTGAGGGTAGCAACAGGCAGCGGCACACACCATATTACAACACCTACTGTTAACCTATCTTCAACCGGTGGTATTGCTACGTTATACATCACTGCAAAACACGACGTATCTTCAACTACAAATAAATCAATCACTATTTTACATGCAGCAAATGGCTCAACTTTTTCAGCCACGTTGCAGACAATTGTATTAACCGACCAGTTTGTCACTTACAGCATACCTGTAACAGGAGGCACTGCAAACTCTAAATTCAGGATACAAACAGCTGCTACAAGCCTTAACAGGTTCCAGATCAGCGATATTAAAGTAAGCAACTCTCAACTTATTGCCGGCTACAACAACCTGGCTGTCACGACAGGCACATCTCAGGAAGTTACGGGCCTTAACCCTGATACCCAATACTACTACAGGGTGCGTGCGTATGGCACTAATTGTACAACAGACAATTCTAATACAATAGAAGTTACGACTTTAAAATATCTTACATTAGGCGAAACCGACAACCTTGCTTTTGGTGATGTATGTACTAATGCTACAGAAACAGGTTCTTTCACATTTACCGGTTCAGGAATGACGGGTGCAACGCTTACTGTTGCTGCGCTTACAGGGTATACTTACTCACTTACTGAAGAAGGCACTTATACCTCAACACTTTCAATTCCAGACTTTAACGGAGGTGAGATAACCGTATTTGTTAAGTTCAGCCCAACAGCAGTACAAGCCTATAACGGAAATATCGTGGTACAGGGCTCAGCGCCTTACACTGCCGCAACGCTGACAGTACCTGTAACAGGCGCGGGTATATTTAATGCTGCCGTGGCAACTGCCGAAGCTGCAGCCAACATTACTATGACATCGGCAAGTATAAACGCAACTTCAACAGAAGGTAACTGTACCACCAATACGGGCTATGGCATTGAGTACAGCACAATAAACAATTTTACACCGGGTAACGGCACACAGATAGCCGGCACAGGAATTACAGGCGGGGCATATACTGTTACACTTGAAAACCTTCTGCCTTGTAAAACGTATTATTACAGGGCATACACAACAACATCAGGCGCATCGGTTTACAGCGCACAGCTTTCATTCACAACCACTGCAATTGCAGCGCCTGAAAGCCTCGAAGCTACTGAAATAGCTGCCGGAAGCTTTACCGCAAACTGGGAGGCCGTAGAAAACGCAGCAGGTTACAAACTTGATGTAAGCACAAGCCCTGAGTTTGGGATTGGCAATTTTGGTACCGACCTTATCATATCAGAATACATTGAAAGCGTGACGGGCAATAATAAAGCTCTTGAAATTTATAATGGCACCGGTGCGGATGTTAACCTGTCGGGATACTCTCTAAGGCAACAGCAAAATGGTAGCGGGAATTTCGGGGCGACGTCGTCATACATATTCAATTTTCCTGCTGTTAGCCTTCCTGCCGGCAGCGTTTACATTCTTAGGTCAGATGGAGCTACCAGCCTGACTATTGACCCTGCTCATCCTTCAGGCTTGACTACTTCGCTGAATTTTAGCCAATCAGCCCAAGGTGGCCCAACAGTGCATTTTACAGGCAATGATGCAATAGGCTTGTTTAAAGGCAGCACAATGATTGATATTGTTGGTGTGGCAAACAGCAGCGCCAACTGGGGTGCTGATGTAAACCTGAGAAGGAAAGCATCGGTATTATCACCGTCAACCACATATAATACAAACGAATGGATAGCTGAAACTGTAGCAACTAATGTTTTCATTTCATATTTAGGCAAGCATACCTATGACGGCGGCCTTATCCCTCTGTTTGTTGATGGTTATGAAAACTTTGATGTAGCGGGTGGGTCATCATCTTCTGCCGCAGTTACAGGCCTTGATCCATTTACAACATACTACTACAGGGTAAGCGCTTATACAGCTGATTGTACAACTGCAGAATCTGAAACTGTAGAGGTAATTACAAGAGGTACGGTTACATGGAAAGATGTAAACGGTACTGCTAAATGGGTTCCTGAATTCTACGCTGACGGCACTACTCCATTAGTAATAAATGAAACTATTGACACCGCTATTGAAACCAACTATAATACGGGTACAAACGGCGTGTTTACACCAAAAAGCGTAACGATAAACAGCGGTATATTCACAGTTGCAGCAGGTACAAACTTTACCGTTGAGAATAACATAGTAAACAATGCCACTGCCGAAAACTTTGTGGTGGAGAACAATGGTAACCTGATCCAGAATAATGCACAAAACAACAATAGCGGCGCAATCACTGTTAAGCGTGACAGCTCACCACTGTTCAGGAATGACTATGTAATGTGGTCATCGCCGGTAGCGGGTCAGGATATAGTTTCATTTTCACCAGCTACAACTCCGGGGCGTTATTACCAATACAGTCCTGAGCCGGGAGAAAATGAAGGACAAGAAAATGGAATGTATATAGGCGCAAATGGTAATTTTGAACCAGGGAAAGGATATCTTATACGTATGCCAAATGGCGGTTATAATTTTGACACGCAAGCTCCAACAGGCACTATAAACGGTACTGTGACGCAATACAATAATGGTACTGCCACAATGGTTTTCAACGGTAAATTTACGGGAGTTCCAAATAATGGCGATATTTCAGTAACGCTTTCAAATACAGGCGGAAGCTATCACCTTGTTGGTAACCCCTACCCTTCACCGCTTAACCTGCCGGCATTCCTGTCGCAGAATGAAAACGTAATTACAGGGACGGTTTATGTTTGGCGTAAAAAGAATGCATCAACAGCAACGTCAGCCTACGTAACCATGAACAGGTCAGGCCAATATGTAGATAACGGAGAACCGAATACCGATCTTGATCCGCTTGGGGTTATACGTACAGGCCAGGGCTTCATAGTTCAGATGGTTGAAAACCCAACGGATAATGAGGTTGTGTTTAATAACAGCATGCGAAGTGAAAATACATCCAACCAATTCTTCAGGAATGCGAACAACAGCATTCAACGCCCTGAGAGCCATGGGGTTTATCTTAACCTGACCAATGCTGCCGGAGTATATTCGCAGATGTATACCGGTTATATCGACGGCGCAACAGATGGGCCGGATAATGGTATTGATGCAGAGTATATCAATGATAAGCCTAACGTACTTTCAACAGCGATGGCCGGAAAAGAATATGTGATACATGGCCGTGCGTTGCCTTTTAACACTGAAAATACAGAGCCGCTTCAGTTGCGTGTGGCATCATCGGGAGATTATACAATTGCTATTGACAGGACAGAAGGATCTTTCGATACACAAGACATTTACCTGAAAGATAACCTGTTGAATGTTGTACATAATATTAAAGCCAGCCCTTATACTTTTACAACAACAGCGGGAACTTTTACGGGCCGCTTTGAGGTTGTGTATAGCCCTGACGGAACTTTGGGCACTCAAAATCCGGTAGCTGATGAGAACAGTATCATTATATTCAAACAGGATAATACACTTAAAATCAATTCACTAAAAGAAGAGATAAGTGAAGTAACTGTATTTGATATCAGGGGCCGTAAGTTATACGAAACTACTAATGTAAATGCGCTTTCGTCCGAAGCAAACGGACTTCAGGCTGAACAACAAGCACTTATAATAAAAGTAAAAACAGCAAACGGCGCGGTTATCAGCAAAAAAGTAATCTTTTAG